The Dreissena polymorpha isolate Duluth1 chromosome 10, UMN_Dpol_1.0, whole genome shotgun sequence genome includes a region encoding these proteins:
- the LOC127849327 gene encoding uncharacterized protein LOC127849327 encodes MLQSGKHEIRLKVLNSMDCFGVDVWSMQVSVFTIVNPTSVWCDSGYKLATKKWECMSEEEKSLLAQQDSTSTPTTFSTTTETPTFARLTQHSFRSDCVDRKNIRIAFTTRDLARTELTFRQQGDLQAVVNSSHQSTPRFCDTDIWQIGNIDNDNRELSSIYEGTELHINITNVENPGSKFPIKLLPFVTSDIYIHYVLPHEIEMRQGSAFLTLGLINLTKSVEIGMRYFDHRINEFSNSHVVHFNRIYQVMGWNIPMLGATGGEQHSIHLHFETEANLIMFDFLKMQFNKRDRRLINEIVARKGAWIVRGFRTADTAGTGMRISVNNATATDNYEDVMLLYQRSPFSLYETVAKISSNGMIYPYKMFHVSVGELERLLKDVTGIYVTSNADVSSLPVQAGVQTIDVRTDTGEVVVKYRDESTLTFSLTSTLSFTKLTIISYSAPGNDLNIGRRGPQTLVFCSTNANHRYNAVDTISTGSRDRDILGDIEPLSRQYSYVISKKSGNTLFYANNFIEIDFPN; translated from the coding sequence ATGCTTCAGTCGGGAAAACACGAAATCAGACTGAAGGTTCTCAATTCCATGGATTGCTTCGGGGTGGACGTGTGGTCGATGCAGGTAAGCGTATTTACGATTGTGAATCCCACATCGGTGTGGTGTGACAGCGGCTACAAGCTGGCTACGAAGAAATGGGAATGCATGTCAGAGGAGGAAAAGTCGCTATTAGCTCAGCAAGACTCCACGAGTACTCCGACGACGTTCTCGACGACAACGGAGACCCCGACGTTCGCGCGGTTGACGCAGCACAGCTTCCGGTCGGACTGCGTGGATCGGAAGAACATACGCATCGCCTTTACAACGAGGGATTTAGCGCGAACTGAGTTAACCTTCCGGCAACAGGGCGACCTTCAAGCCGTCGTTAACTCCAGTCATCAATCCACGCCGCGTTTCTGCGACACCGATATATGGCAAATTGGTAACATAGATAATGACAATCGAGAACTGTCCTCCATTTATGAGGGGACAGAGCTTCACATCAATATTACTAACGTGGAAAATCCGGGATCCAAATTTCCGATCAAGTTACTTCCATTTGTGACTTCTGATATATACATCCATTATGTCTTGCCGCACGAAATCGAAATGCGACAAGGTTCGGCGTTTCTGACTCTAGGCTTGATCAATCTTACCAAGTCCGTAGAAATCGGGATGCGCTATTTCGATCACAGAATAAACGAGTTTTCGAACAGCCACGTGGTCCATTTCAACAGGATCTACCAGGTAATGGGCTGGAACATTCCGATGCTCGGCGCTACTGGAGGGGAGCAACACTCAATACATCTCCATTTCGAAACAGAAGCTAACTTGATAATGTTTGATTTCCTGAAGATGCAATTCAACAAGCGGGACCGGCGTCTTATTAACGAGATAGTCGCGCGCAAAGGGGCGTGGATAGTGAGGGGCTTCCGCACCGCAGACACCGCCGGCACCGGCATGCGAATATCTGTTAATAACGCAACTGCGACTGACAATTATGAAGATGTAATGCTTCTCTATCAAAGAAGTCCGTTTAGTTTATACGAAACCGTTGCGAAAATTAGTTCTAACGGAATGATTTACCCCTACAAGATGTTCCACGTCAGTGTAGGCGAATTGGAGCGTTTGCTGAAAGACGTAACTGGGATTTATGTGACTTCAAATGCCGATGTAAGTTCACTTCCGGTTCAAGCAGGCGTACAGACGATTGACGTGCGGACGGATACAGGAGAGGTAGTAGTGAAATACCGGGACGAATCGACACTGACGTTTTCCTTAACGTCAACGCTCTCGTTTACAAAGCTGACGATTATTTCGTACTCAGCGCCCGGAAATGACCTCAATATAGGCAGAAGGGGTCCGCAGACATTGGTCTTCTGCTCGACGAACGCGAATCACCGCTACAATGCCGTTGACACGATTTCTACCGGGTCAAGGGACCGAGACATTCTCGGCGACATAGAGCCGCTCAGCCGGCAATACAGCTACGTTATTTCAAAGAAGTCAGGGAACACTTTGTTTTACGCGAACAATTTCATTGAAATAGATTTCCCGAACTAA